Proteins encoded by one window of Enterobacter hormaechei subsp. xiangfangensis:
- the oppA gene encoding oligopeptide ABC transporter substrate-binding protein OppA, translating to MSIITKKSLVAAGILTALIAGNAAMAADVPAGVQLAEKQTLVRNNGAEVQSLDPHKIEGVPESNVNRDLFEGLLVTDVDGHPAPGVAEKWDNKDFKVWTFHLRKDAKWSDGTPVTAEDFVYSWQRLADPNTASPYASYLQYGHIANIDDIITGKKPVTDLGVKAIDANTFEVTLSEPVPYFYKLLVHPSVSPVPKSAVEKFGEKWTQPANIVTNGAYKLKDWVVNERMVLERNPQYWDNAKTVINQVTYLPISSEVTDVNRYRSGEIDMTYNNMPIELFQKLKKEIPKEVHVDPYLCTYYYEINNQKAPFTDVRVRTALKLALDRDIIVNKVKNQGDLPAYSYTPPYTDGMKLVEPEWFKWSQEKRNEEAKKLLAEAGYTADKPLTFSLLYNTSDLHKKLAIAVASIWKKNLGVNVKLENQEWKTFLDTRHQGTFDVARAGWCADYNEPTSFLNTMLSDSSNNTAHYKSPAFDKLIGETLKVADDAQRADLYAKSEQQLDKDSAIVPVYYYVNARLVKPWVGGYTGKDPLDNISVKNLYIIKH from the coding sequence ATGTCCATCATCACAAAAAAAAGTCTGGTAGCGGCGGGGATTTTAACTGCGCTAATCGCGGGCAACGCTGCAATGGCTGCGGACGTTCCTGCTGGTGTTCAGCTGGCTGAGAAGCAAACGCTGGTACGTAATAACGGTGCGGAAGTGCAGTCTCTTGATCCGCACAAAATTGAAGGTGTTCCAGAGTCTAACGTTAACCGCGATCTGTTTGAAGGTCTGCTGGTGACTGACGTAGACGGCCACCCGGCTCCGGGCGTGGCGGAAAAATGGGACAACAAAGATTTTAAAGTCTGGACCTTCCATCTGCGTAAAGATGCCAAATGGTCCGACGGTACGCCGGTTACCGCCGAAGATTTCGTCTATAGCTGGCAGCGTCTGGCGGATCCAAATACCGCCTCCCCGTATGCGAGTTACCTCCAGTATGGCCATATTGCCAATATCGATGACATCATCACGGGTAAAAAGCCAGTAACCGACCTGGGCGTAAAAGCCATCGATGCCAATACCTTTGAAGTGACGTTGAGCGAACCTGTTCCGTACTTCTATAAGCTGCTGGTTCACCCGTCCGTCTCCCCGGTACCAAAATCCGCGGTAGAAAAATTTGGTGAAAAATGGACGCAGCCTGCGAATATCGTGACCAACGGTGCATATAAGCTGAAGGACTGGGTCGTTAACGAACGTATGGTGCTGGAGCGCAACCCGCAGTATTGGGATAATGCGAAGACCGTTATCAATCAGGTCACCTACCTGCCAATCTCTTCTGAAGTGACGGACGTAAACCGCTACCGCAGTGGTGAAATCGACATGACCTATAACAACATGCCGATTGAACTGTTCCAGAAGCTGAAAAAAGAGATCCCGAAAGAAGTTCACGTCGATCCGTATCTGTGCACCTACTATTACGAAATTAACAACCAGAAAGCACCGTTCACCGACGTACGTGTTCGTACCGCACTGAAGCTGGCTCTGGATCGCGACATTATCGTGAATAAAGTGAAGAATCAGGGCGACCTGCCAGCTTACAGCTACACCCCGCCTTACACCGACGGTATGAAGCTGGTTGAACCTGAATGGTTCAAATGGTCCCAGGAAAAACGTAACGAAGAAGCGAAAAAACTGCTGGCTGAAGCTGGCTATACCGCCGACAAGCCGCTGACCTTTAGCCTGCTGTACAACACCTCTGATCTGCATAAAAAACTGGCTATTGCCGTCGCGTCTATCTGGAAGAAAAACCTCGGCGTGAACGTGAAGCTGGAAAACCAGGAATGGAAGACCTTCCTCGATACGCGCCACCAGGGAACCTTTGACGTGGCACGTGCAGGATGGTGTGCGGACTATAACGAACCGACCTCATTCCTGAACACCATGCTGAGCGACAGTTCGAACAACACCGCACACTATAAGAGCCCGGCGTTTGATAAGCTGATTGGCGAAACCCTGAAGGTGGCAGATGACGCCCAGCGCGCCGATCTGTACGCGAAATCAGAACAACAGCTCGATAAAGACTCTGCGATCGTTCCGGTTTACTACTACGTTAACGCCCGCCTGGTGAAACCATGGGTAGGGGGTTATACCGGTAAAGACCCGTTGGATAATATTTCCGTTAAGAATCTTTATATTATCAAGCATTAA